In Rhodopirellula islandica, the sequence GTGGGAGGTCGGGGAAGGCGGATTGTCAGGCGGGACCGCGGCTTCAAAGCGGCAATGGCAATGCGAAGTGGACTCGCGAAACCAGAAGTCAGGTTGGTGTTCCGATTGCGAAGTGAGACCGCCGCGGAGGCTTCGTATGGCCGATTCTTTGCCCGAAACCGTCAGGACCTGATCTCAACTTCTATGGTTCTTTGCCAGTATGACTGATTCTGTGCCGCTAGGGGGTAACGACGCGTGATTCATCGCTGGTATTATCTTGCCAGTTTCCTACCTCCCGCCCGCCTCGTGACCGCGCATGTCTGAATCGAACCCCACCTCCCACACCGAAGCCAACCCTCTGACCGGTGGCGATGCTGTGATCAGCGACAAAGTCCTCGCCGATCGTGCGATGCTGCAAAAAGCCCAAGCGGAAGGCAAAACGCTGGGCACCTACATCAAGCTCTCGGGCCCCGGGTGGTTGCAATCTGCCATCACGCTCGGTGGTGGATCGCTCGCAGGGTCATTGTTCCTGGGAGTGATGGGTGGGACCAGCATGTTGTGGCTGCAACTCGTCGCAATCATCTTGGGCGTGGTGATGCTGTCGGCGATCAGTTACGTGACGCTTTCGACTGGTCGTCGACCGTTTGAAGCGATCAACAACGAGATCAACCCGGCACTTGGTTGGGGATGGATCATCGCGACCGTGCTGGCGAACATGATCTTTTGCATGCCCCAGTTCAGTCTTTGCTACGACGCGCTCGACAAGAATCTGTTGACGCTCGGTGGAGGCGAGGGGCTGGGCGATTCGCGTTCGGCTCGCTGGATCGTGACCATGGTTCTGTTCTTTGCCGCGGGTTTCATCGTGCTGCTGAACACCAAGCAGGGCCGGGCCGCGAAGATTTTTGACATCTTCCTGAAGACGTTGATCGGGATGGTCGTGATCTGCTTCTTCGGCGTCGCGATCTTGCTGTTGGCAAAGGGCCAACTCGATTTTGCCAGCATTTTCGCGGGTCTGGTTCCTGACCTGACTCAGTTTGTTCGCCCGGCTGGTGACCTCCGTGAAACGGTCGCGAACCTTTCTCCCGAAGGCAGCTCGTTTTGGACGCATCGTCTGATGGGCACTCAGCGAAGCGTGATGATCTCAGCCATTGCGACCGCCGTCGGGATCAACATGACCTTCCTGTTGCCTTATTCCATGCTGGCGCGTGGTTGGGACAAGACCTTCCGTGGACTGGCTCGGTTTGACCTTTCGACCGGCATGGCGATTCCCTTTGTCTTGGTGACCAGCTGCGTCGTGATCGCTTCGGCGTCGTCGTTTCACAATAAAATTGACGATCAATTGGCATCGACTGACCTGCAGGTGATGCAGCAGTCGCCGCTGTACGAAAAGGTGAAGGGCGATTTGATCGCTCGCGTCGACGCGGGTCTGGGGGCGGAAGCAGCAGCGACGGCTGAAGTCGCCAAACTGCAAATGGTCGCGGAACTTCCGGAAGAAGAAAAGCGATTGGCTGCGGCCTTGGTCAAACGCAACGCCTTCGAGCTTTCCCAGACACTCGCACCGTTGTTGGGGGACGAATCCGCCAAATTGATCTTCGGTTTGGGCGTTTTCGGAATGGGTTTCTCCACGATTATCATTCTGATGTTGATCAACGGCTACGCGATTCGCGAAATGTTTGGACGTCCGAACAGCCAAACGATTTTCATCATCGGCGTGTTGATCGCAGGTGCCTCGGGTGCGAGTTGGGTGGAGCTTTGGACGGACCCGGACAAGAAGTTCTGGCTCGCGATTCTGGCCAGCACCTTCGCGGTGATGTTGTTGCCGATCGCGTATTTCACGTTCTTCCTGATGATGAACAGCCGCGAGATTTTGGGTGATGATCGCCCCACCGGCGGGCATCGTTTGACTTGGAACGTGTTCATGGGATTGGCTGTGATCGGAGCGACCGCTGCGGCTGGCGTTGCCGTGTACGAAAAGTACATGGCGGAGGATCCCTTGTCCTTCCGGATTGTCGCTGCCATCTGGGTGGCGTACGCGATTGCGGTGGTGTTGGGATTTGTGTTGAAAAAGAAGTCAACGCAAGCTGCTTGATCGGAACGCGCACGTTCCATGATCACGTGATTTCTAGGCCGCGTCCGATGAACACAGCAGGTGTTCCCGAGGGCGCGGTCAGAGGTGCTTGCGTGATCCAGTGCCGATGAGTTGGCAGTTACAGAATCGCCAGTGGGTTGCGTTTGGCTTCGAGCGTTCCACGCGTCACACCGACGCGATTTTCGGCGGACAGTGATCGCCAAACCTCTTGTCCAGCGATCTCGCCGAGCAGCAATTGCCGGTACAGACGCAGGATCGATTCGGCTTCTTGCGCGTTTTCGCTGAGCAGTTCGACTCGGAACGATCCAACGCCACAGGCGACCATGTTGCTAACAATCTCGGCACCGCTCTGAGGCGTCGCATTGAACAGCGTGTTCCGGCACGCAATGTCGGCTTGGAGGACGTGCAGTTTGCCGACGCGGTCACGCAGTTCAACCACGTGCCGATCACAGGGACGCCCACAGTTGGTCTTGTTTGTTCCTGGCGACAGCACGCTGCAGAACACACAGTGCTCCATGTGGAACATCGGCATGTGTTGGTGCAGCACCAATTCCAACCAATCCGCAGGCATCGAACTGACCAATTGATCGAGTTGGTCGGCGTTCAAATCGTAAGAGGCTGTGACTCGCTGGACGCCTTGGTCGATCAGCCATTCTGCTGAGCGATGGTTGGCAACGTTGAGTGAAAAGTCAGCGATGGTTGGCAGGCCTGCCTCGACGCCCAATCGAACCGCGGCCAAGTTTCGAGCCAGCAACCCTGCCGGGCCCTGTTTGACCACTTGCTTGAGAAGTCCCATTTCGCCGGGCTTTTGGATCCGAAGCGACGCGATCCAAATCGACGCGTTGTGTTCGGCTCCCAGAGCAATGGCAGCTTTGTGCTCGCGTGGATCGTGGAAGTCAGCGTAGATCCGTTCTGCGGACGCTGCGATCGCGCCTCGGACTTGATCCAGTGTTCGGCAGAGCACCGACAACTGCGGCGGTGCCTGAGGAACAGTTGGCTGGTCGTCTGAAACGGGCGTTTCGTTCTTGATTGGAGTCACCAGTGCGCGTCCGGCCGACAAGCGAACGGTCCGGCGAGGTGCTGCGTGAAATTGATCTTCAAGCTTTTCAACCAATTCTCGGCGGAGCTGGTTGAGAACGCCGAGTGGCACCATGGGGCCACCGCTCAGATCGCTGGTCAGACGTGCCAGGTGAAAGGGCGTACCGCCAAGCCGGCCCAGTTTGTCTGCCAAGACTTCCTCGGTGATCGCATGTTTGTTCGCGACGGCCAGGTCGTCTTCGCCGACGATGTTTTCGGTCGTGGCGTGTTCGCCGCTGCCCAGGGTCGCGGTGACTTCGACCGGGCGACCCACATGGGCCACGACATGCAGATGGATCGGACGTGTGCGCCGTGGCTTGCCACCAAACGTGGCTGCCAATCGCTTGTTCAGTTGAGGGTCATCGTTTTTGAAGACCGTCGCCCCAATCTCGATGCGTGAAAAGTCGAGTTCGCCTCGTCCGAATCCAATCCAAACGGTTTGATTGGCTTGGACCTTGGAGAGTTTGTCGGTGCCTGCTTGCGATTCGGATTGTTTCCGCTGGCGGGCTTGTTCCCACGGACTTTGTGCGGATTTCGGGGCATTCTGTGAGTCGTCTGGTCGGCGCGGATCGGACTTCGATTCATCGTCCAAACGCAGTGAATAGATTCGCCCGCCTTGGTGATTGTCGGCGAAGCCGCTGTCGAAGGCCTTCGTGCTGTTGGGATCCACGGCGGATTCCATCGCCAGTCCATCGCCCAGGGCGATTCCCGCTTGAATCTCCACCAAGATCGAATCTCGTCCAATGGCTAGGACTTCGCCCAGCACAATGCCTTGTTTGGCCGAGCGGATTCCGGGGACCAAGCGTTTGTGATCGTTGCCTTCGAGCCATCCGGGGGTGAAGCCGCGAGAGAACGACAGCTCCATTTCGTGTTGAGCGTCCTCGCCGAGGTTCACAACGCCTTCTGAGATGGCTTGATCGATCGCGCGACGGTAGTGGCCGGTGATGTTGGCGACGTATTCGGGGGTCTTCAGCCGGCCTTCAATTTTCAAACTGTTGACGCCCGCGTGGATCATGTCAGGGATTGCGGCGTAACCCGCCAAATCTTGAGGGCTGAGCAAGTAGCGAACGTCGCCCAGTTCCTGATCGATCCCATCGCAAACCAAGTCGTACGGCAATCGACAGGCCTGCGCGCACTGGCCGCGGTTGGCGCTGCGTCCGCCAAGCGATTCGCTGGTCAAGCACTGGCCGCTGTAGGCGACACAAAGTGCCCCATGAATGAAGGCCTCGATCGGCATGTCGGTCTTCGACCGAATCTGCTTGATTTCGCCGATCGACAATTCGCGAGCGACGACGACACGGGACAGATCCAGTGATCGGGCGGCTTCGATGGTTTCTGAGCTGGTCAGGCTCATTTGCGTGGAAGCGTGAATCTCCAGTTCAGGACAGACGGCGCGGACAATTCTCGCGACACCGAAGTCTTGCACGAGGACCGCATCGACCCCGGCACTGGCGATCGCGTCGACCACTTCGACCAAATCGTTCAGTTCGTCGGGAAAAACCAACGTGTTGAGCGTCACATAACCGCGAACACCGCGGAGATGCAGCTGGCCCATCAACGAGGAAAGGTCGTTGACACCAAAATTGGCCGCACGGTGCCGGGCGTTGAAACCGCGATCGAGACCGAAGTAGACGGCGTCGGCTCCGTTTTCGATGGCGGCGTGGACACAGTCCCAATTGCCGGCGGGGGCGAGCAATTCAGGAGCGGAGACGTTGGATGACAAAGGGGAATCGAGCATTTGTGAGATTGTAACCGACGACACCCTGTTTCAGAACGGAAACATGGAAGCCCGCCAAGTTGGCGTGGGCTGGGCATTCAAAGCGGAGGGAACCACGACCATCACGTCGGCCCGAGGGCGGGCTGCACTCGCAAACTCGTTCTTGAGCCGAGCGTTCTTGGGACGCGTTTGGGTCGAGCAGAGGATGGCAGTTTGGGGAAGCAGCGGCCGTTTGAAGATGCTCCCGGGGGAATAGAAAAAGCCCCGGTCGCGGGAGACCGGGGCTTTCTGGGTCGTTCGTTGTGGGATTCGATGGGTGCGTTCTGCCTCCAAAGTGGGAGGCGGGCACTTCGATCGATCGAACTATTCGCGAGGGCGGATGGCGCCTGTCAAACCGCTGTAGTCAACGCGGTCGGTCGTGTGCCAAAGGGGTTGCCCCAGTTCGACACGACGACGAAGCACTTCGATTTTCTCTTGACTGCCAGCAGGTGCATCCGTCGAGGAGAACATTTCGTCTTCGTTGGGCACGAAGTCTTCATCGTGGCCGTAACGCAAGATTGCTTCGAAAACGTTTTTGCAATGAGTCATACTATTCCGATTTTTCTTCCAAGGGTCGGGAGCGATCCGAGCGTCCACGACACAGCTTTCAAACATTCGCCTTCAACCAAGTCCATTCGTCGAAAGCATTTCACACGGAGGGATTATTCGTGTTTGTGGGCGTTGGTCAAGAAAATTCTGGAGGGGCCTTGCTCTTCCCTGCCATTCCGGCGTCACCCACAACGGTCACTCACGATCATGTCAAACACGGTGAGTTTGCCGATCAAGAATCCATTGACTTGCAGTTGAAGGATTCTGAAAGCCGTCAAGGGGGAGATGCCCAACCTAGTTTCTCGGTGAAGGTCGTCAGGAGGCTCTTGACAGGGTTGTCAGGCAACGGCCTTCTCCGTCAGAATTTTGGGACTGGGAGCCCTTCGACGCAGGAACCGTATAAACGTCACCACTCGATCGGGCTAGAAAAAAACTTCTGAAAAATTTCTCCTCGAACCCTCGGTACCTTCCTAAATGTCGTACTGGATCCAACGGGAATTGACATTGCCGGCCGCGCGACGCGGGTTTCACTTGGTCACTCGCCGCATTGTGGAAGCAATTCCGGAGCTGGGGGAAATCGAGGTGGGGCTGCTGCACGTGTTCATTCAGCACACCAGCGCTTCGCTGACGATCAATGAAAATGCGGATCCAGACGTTCGAGTCGACTTTGAAACTGCGATGAATCACGCGGTGCCTGAATCGCTGCCGTACGTTCACACCCTGGAAGGGCCCGATGACATGCCCGCGCACGTGAAAGC encodes:
- a CDS encoding divalent metal cation transporter is translated as MSESNPTSHTEANPLTGGDAVISDKVLADRAMLQKAQAEGKTLGTYIKLSGPGWLQSAITLGGGSLAGSLFLGVMGGTSMLWLQLVAIILGVVMLSAISYVTLSTGRRPFEAINNEINPALGWGWIIATVLANMIFCMPQFSLCYDALDKNLLTLGGGEGLGDSRSARWIVTMVLFFAAGFIVLLNTKQGRAAKIFDIFLKTLIGMVVICFFGVAILLLAKGQLDFASIFAGLVPDLTQFVRPAGDLRETVANLSPEGSSFWTHRLMGTQRSVMISAIATAVGINMTFLLPYSMLARGWDKTFRGLARFDLSTGMAIPFVLVTSCVVIASASSFHNKIDDQLASTDLQVMQQSPLYEKVKGDLIARVDAGLGAEAAATAEVAKLQMVAELPEEEKRLAAALVKRNAFELSQTLAPLLGDESAKLIFGLGVFGMGFSTIIILMLINGYAIREMFGRPNSQTIFIIGVLIAGASGASWVELWTDPDKKFWLAILASTFAVMLLPIAYFTFFLMMNSREILGDDRPTGGHRLTWNVFMGLAVIGATAAAGVAVYEKYMAEDPLSFRIVAAIWVAYAIAVVLGFVLKKKSTQAA
- a CDS encoding U32 family peptidase, whose protein sequence is MLDSPLSSNVSAPELLAPAGNWDCVHAAIENGADAVYFGLDRGFNARHRAANFGVNDLSSLMGQLHLRGVRGYVTLNTLVFPDELNDLVEVVDAIASAGVDAVLVQDFGVARIVRAVCPELEIHASTQMSLTSSETIEAARSLDLSRVVVARELSIGEIKQIRSKTDMPIEAFIHGALCVAYSGQCLTSESLGGRSANRGQCAQACRLPYDLVCDGIDQELGDVRYLLSPQDLAGYAAIPDMIHAGVNSLKIEGRLKTPEYVANITGHYRRAIDQAISEGVVNLGEDAQHEMELSFSRGFTPGWLEGNDHKRLVPGIRSAKQGIVLGEVLAIGRDSILVEIQAGIALGDGLAMESAVDPNSTKAFDSGFADNHQGGRIYSLRLDDESKSDPRRPDDSQNAPKSAQSPWEQARQRKQSESQAGTDKLSKVQANQTVWIGFGRGELDFSRIEIGATVFKNDDPQLNKRLAATFGGKPRRTRPIHLHVVAHVGRPVEVTATLGSGEHATTENIVGEDDLAVANKHAITEEVLADKLGRLGGTPFHLARLTSDLSGGPMVPLGVLNQLRRELVEKLEDQFHAAPRRTVRLSAGRALVTPIKNETPVSDDQPTVPQAPPQLSVLCRTLDQVRGAIAASAERIYADFHDPREHKAAIALGAEHNASIWIASLRIQKPGEMGLLKQVVKQGPAGLLARNLAAVRLGVEAGLPTIADFSLNVANHRSAEWLIDQGVQRVTASYDLNADQLDQLVSSMPADWLELVLHQHMPMFHMEHCVFCSVLSPGTNKTNCGRPCDRHVVELRDRVGKLHVLQADIACRNTLFNATPQSGAEIVSNMVACGVGSFRVELLSENAQEAESILRLYRQLLLGEIAGQEVWRSLSAENRVGVTRGTLEAKRNPLAIL
- a CDS encoding secondary thiamine-phosphate synthase enzyme YjbQ yields the protein MSYWIQRELTLPAARRGFHLVTRRIVEAIPELGEIEVGLLHVFIQHTSASLTINENADPDVRVDFETAMNHAVPESLPYVHTLEGPDDMPAHVKASMMGSSVSVPLKNGRLNVGTWQGIYLCEHRDQASSRHLVLTLQGKRAGT